The region aaGCGGCCGGCAAGAAATCTTTCGCATTTAAAAGTTTGCTGGAGTGGAGATGACGCCTCAAAAGTGAAGCCAGACCGCCACCATCTTACCATAGGCTAGAAGAACGAATAGCTGGGATGGTACGGAGCACTTTCTTCCACTCAGTGCCATTTGGGACGCTTAATTTTGCCGTACAGATATTGTTCAACGTCCTTCTTTCTGTGACTGGTTTTAGaaggaagccgaaacgtcttgtcAAGTATTATGGTGTTTCATGATATTAATACGCAGCCAAAGTTAACATTTTAGCCAGTAACCATGAGCTTTTATTTTAGAAATAGGCTAACGTCTACAATAATTGAGTAAAATTAAATGTGCGCTGAGCCAATTTCAGCTGTCGCGGCCCTCTTTCAGGTTAGAAGTATAGGCAAACTCTGGCTTCACCTGCGCAGGTAAGGAACTGCGGTAGCTGCCACTCCCGCGCAATTTGTAACACGATAGCGTTtagggacccgtgtcgcagaaaatccggcgttggtaaccggtgtgtgatcgcgggtggcggagaaaatcatccaaccacaccgaccgcgcaggccctccacgcaGTGCAAgcttttggtgaaaaaaaaaaaaaaaaaaaaaacatttacaaagtcgtttgctttccgcatcggatgggaggatagtgctgcgtgtgatcactgcggcgacgaggaaacaatcgagcacgtactgtgtcactgtccccaatacagcgcacataggcagtcactcgcgaccgcgctggcacgtcttgacgaccggccgctttcggagcagacagtcctggaacgccggcctatacagtcgtcacacaacaagtcagtcaaggcactcttgaagtttttgcgatcgagtggactatctgacagactatagttctcacagacgtttcgaacctcctccttttctttttctttttttttaattccttgaatttttttttgtgactgctttttctcttccctattctttccgcctttcatttccccttccccttaccccagtgcagggtagcaaaccagaatctcttccggttaacctccctgcctttcccaccacgtttctctctctctctctctctttggtgaaaaaaaaaattgaatttctcacagtgaaatccgtcagaaaaatggtaaagtacgactttaccattcggcgtcggattcgccgtcggattgtttaccaatcggcgtcagattgtaatttgtatgtacgagaaaacctaattctgctacgagaaaactcaaacacaaaccccttttccagcatttctaccagacctgcgcgcgtcggggcaataccaaaaaattaataaaataataaaaaaaggtgctagggccttcacattttaatataagaccacttatattgcccctggaaaaacgtatttccagcaatgcatttcagtttaaaagtgaagccgactttaaagcgataggtgtaagcttggtctttgtaagctggcttttccacgtttagtgttgcagtgaatgaagcctacttgccgtatgcgaacgatgcgatgtgaacgggtcccgataacgctatcgcgttctagtcttaaaggcgaagcttaagcgtcctccaatttttgtaaACTTTCTTGGTTTATATACATACACTAAGATAATTTACACCATTAAATGTAAAAAAATTGTCTAAATCGGTATATAATTCACATCTTACACCCTCACAAgggtccgcatttcgatggaggcaaaatgcaaaaacgcccatgtgcttgcgttgtagtgcactttaaagaacccctggtggtcaaaattaatccagagccctcgaCTAGGGCgggcatcataatcagaactggttttggcacgtaaaaccgcagaaagaagtgTGTGTGCATGGGTGCGAGTTACATacagatttacacccttattaacttttaagggtgtaaattattttacagtgcgcACTAGAACGTGAAGAATGCCGTTTACTCGGGATGCACGCCTTTACAGACGCCAAATACGTTAGTCTCGTTTGAGTGCTTACAGTGCATTTTGGGATCGAGATTTATTGACCTTCTAAATAAAAGGTCTAAGGCGCTAAGAAACACGTGATGCCTCTATATGGGACACTATTTACCGCAAAAATGTGTTCGTCGACTATTATCTCGTTGATAAGAAGTCATAATATATTTATATAAACTTTCTTCCAGACGTTCGAGCTAAACTTGTAAAAATCCTACACCCTTGTCAACATTTCCACAAAAGGGTTTCTTTTTCAGCACAAGAAGCAGAGCCCGTTATCGTActctttataaaaaaaaataaaaaaaaaacattgtaacAGTCAGCAGTAGCAAAATGACGAAGTTTCGATAAGTTTGAACTTGTGAATTTGCAGATGACACCTTAACTCCGTTGAGCCAAAAGGAACTCAGTGATAGCAACTTCCAAGGGCTATATAACTGGACTTTAAAACAGCCTGACGCTGTTTCCAGCGTTTGTTTTGACAGTCTTATTTACTTCCACTAAAGCTCCATCCGCAAACTTTTGCCGCATTAGGATTATACGGTAACCTAATCTTGCGACACCCAATCGAACGCCGCAAGAACGGTGGTACTGAGCACACTAGACGACGGGAACTTATACTTGAATGCGTGTACGCTATAGAATCGAAGTGCATACTAACCTCTATTGTCTTCCAAATCTCATGTAGAGTGACACTTTCCACTGCCATCTTGTTGACGCTCACGAAGTCGTTACCGAAGTCAATCTCTCGTATCTAAAAGTATAAAACAGGGAACGTGCCTTAGGACTTTTGCATTATTGCGCTCGCATATCGATCCTAACCTGTAGTTTGCTTAAGACCTTGCTAGCGGGACCACGAAGAACCGCACGAAATGCCTTGTTTATTTTAGAAAAGAAGACgctgaaaaagaagaagagaggaAGATGACAGGAATTAGACGCACGAACGACAGTGGTATACTTCTTGCTTCGGTACGCGCGATTTTAAAGGATCCGGGAAACGCCTTTCGTCGATGCCATacgtagatttttttttcagaggctCTCTGTCTCTCAGGTAGTTGTAACAAGAGTGCTGAATAGTGCCTGTTGATGACCCAATGTTTAAAATCTTGGTGTCCTGGCTCCAGGCCATGGGGCCGAGGAGGCCGTTACAAAGGAAGAAATCACAGAATATATGAGCTTTCCGGCGTACTAATACACGAGGATGCATCAAAACATGCGAAAAGGCCCCCAGCTGTcgccttagggcccattcacacttgcgactaggcgaggtcgcgcgaccaagttagtcgcaaagcaaccagtcgcaaatggttgcttttctcgaaatgcgaccgtttcgggccagtcgctcactgctagatttttcagtcgcgcgaccgcagtcgcagaacagcggaaccaatcagatgcgaaggaacaggacgtccatatacgctgacgcttatttcacgcggcgatgacattgcaagcagacgtgaacggcatatcgcgagacatttcggtttagcgactcgtcggtcgcatttgtaagtgtgaacatcgttcgtcttgagtagttttctggtcgccagtcgcaatcggtcgcgcgacctcgtctagtcgcaagtgtgaatgggcccttactgTCCTTGCAGACAACGCTATATACAGCAATTGTGAAACCTTGGTCCAAAAGAAACGTaagtgaagctttctatgtcttGTCGGTTGACTTACCGGCGAATTAGAGCAGATTCCTTCCACTCTCTGAATAAAAACTGGCTGGCGAGGTTGGCCACGAGCAATGTGTCGCGCTCTTTTTTCCAATCTTCAGCCTGGACGGCCTTGAGAAGTTTCTGCGTTCCAGAAAATTCAACCAGGAATTTCCTTTTTCTTATCTCGAACAAAAACGTACGAATTGCACATCCACGTATTTGTGTATCGGGAACGTCCATAGCTGGAAAGTTTTCAGACTATTTGGTGCTCCATTGTGAAATTGCACTTGTTACAAAAAATCGAAAAAAGGTCTGCACTGAGAAAAATGCCTTGGTGTTCTGACCTTGTCTCATCGCATGCCACTTGCCTTGTAAGCGCAATGTTTCAGATCGTATGAAAGTTTGTAAAGCGGTTCGTGGTAGAGAAGGTGAACCTGAGAGCTTGTGGACATGAATGCACACATTCATGTGGTTTTCATGGAGCGTTTATTCGTATAAACTCGCTGCATAACTTTCGTTTCCAAACGAGAGTTGGCAACACGTTGATACGTCGCCCTGACAAGACTACACATGATTAATAAATAGCTTTCTTTCGCTTAAACGTACCGGTCTGACTTAGCAGCCTATATAGTCCGTATGTCGTGAAATTACGACAATAGGTTAATTATGGCATGGTTATCAGTTCACAGGGTTTCCAGCGACTGAAAACCAATCTTATTTTTCAGGTCCTGCACAGAGGACTGTGGTTCCGTAGTAAAATGTATAACAGCACGGGGCCTTGTAGTTGAGGAGAACGCTATGTTAAACTGTTCTTCGCTGTTCTTTGTCCTCGTTTAACTTACGCCGAAAAGTTTGCTTTAATTATGGATTCTTTGATCTCTGATTCGCCTGTTGCTTGTCAACCGGAAAGAAGCGATTTTTTACTTATGGCCCATTTCTTCACGATTATAGATATAAATCAGTAGATAATGCGGAAAATAGAATAAACATCAGTACGAAATTGAATATGCGATTAATGGAGCGAATCTGCACGCCTAAGGCGCGAAGAAAAACATGCAGCTGTTTTCAAGGCTCCCGTTGTATCCCCCGCCCTTTGCTGCTGGTGATGCAGATAGGCTTCAGAGCGTGACGTCACGTAGCTGAGGCGGCGCTGCCATCCCATTCCGTGCGGGTAACAATTTAAAGGCAAACATTACTCAGTGAACTTAAATAGCAGGCAACAATAATGTACATGGGCAAGTTTACAGAAGTTACCTTGCAAAGGCTAGTGTTACAGGAAGAGGGAGTCTTGAAAGGACCGAAGTGGTCGAAGAAGAAACGTTGCTTGAGCCAACGTTTAGACAAGGGTGACTAGGCAGGTCGTCTcctcgaaacattggctccaacGATATTTCCCGTTAGACCAAATGCTGATTTTATTGCAAAGGTTTTTGCTCAAAGCGGCGACCGGCGAAGAAGAAAAATGTCAGCGTAGTCGTTTGTTCTTTCTGTGTTATAAGTCAGTTTGTTAAGCAGGTTTTCTACACAATTTGGCCTGAAGCTGCCGTTCGCGACAGCGCCGGCATTCGCGTTTTTCTCAGCAGAGACCAACACTACCAACTTCGTCACGCGTATAAAGAGGTAATTTGGAAATGAGGATGGATACAGTAGCCGATTTCTTGATCAAATGTGCACTTGTCATGTCTGGGTATTGAATTGTCCATGGTGATCGTCGTTCACTTACTGCGTCCatgtttaacaaaaaaaaagaagatcatTGTCGTTGAAAACGACTCACTTCTGCTGAAGAATACATCAATAATGACTGCACCTTGTTAGGCTTCCTCTTTAACACGATGCATGAAGCAAGTGCTTACGAGTTGTAACAAAATCTTATCGGCCCCAAATAGAGCGTTTGCAGTGCGTTTCATGAGTTTGAAAACATCGTAAAAAGGATGATGGGCGCTTGCTATGTCATTTCGGGATTTTGCAAACTACTCGAAACAGAGAGTAGGTACGTAAGCTCCTGTATTTCATCATACTGGGAACTTCTCAAGATATAAGGGGTGGACGATCTAGTTTAATTTCAGTTATCTTGAAGATTTCTCGATATACATTAACGGTGGAAGCTTGCTATGTCATCAAACGATTTTCAAAAGTTCATGCATGGTTTAGCAGCTTTTATTGACTGGCTAGTCTAGTAATAGTCCCAGAAGCAACGTACAGCTTAAAACATACACAAGAAGGAGGACGAGACGCAGGCTACGGGGTGGGCGCTTGCAGTGTAAGAAAGTGGTGCCGAACACTGTAGTGAAAAGGGGAGGATGTAGCACATGATCTGTCTTCACCTGAGGTATGGTGGCTGGCGCGTACTTCTTGCCGACCTTCTCGCGGTGCAGCGCGGGCAACGTCATCGCCCGGAACATGAGGTAGACCTGTAGCAGGAGCACGAAGATGGCGCCGGCCAGGCACGAGGCCGCGAACGCGGCGCCTAGCACCATCATCGTGGCCGCACGTTCAGTCGCGACCTGCGCACCATTGCCGGCGTCAGCaccatagcgttaagggccccgtgtcgcagaaaatccgttgtcggtgtcggcgccggcTAAGGCGGAGTtttccgtgagcgaaaatttcggtatacattcttctttctggggtttttacgtgccaaaaccagttctgattatgaggcacgccgtaggggagggctcgggattaatttcgaccacctggggttctttaacagcgtgcactacaacgcaagcacacgggcgtttttgaatttcgcctccatcgaaatgcggccgccgcggtcggggttcgatcccgcgatctcgcgctcagcagcgcaacgccttagctgactgagccaccgcggaagtgtcatcaaacaaaacacatacagcgcatgcctcttatgttaaatcttctcaaactgaaatattaaaagtgcgaaacaataacagaaacctgaaaattatatACTTtctttggcgcggctgtgcactatctcctGGATCGGACCATGCAAGAGACCGCGTtcctaccagaaagctcgcctgcgtgcatagcgttcgccgccagcgtttccctgtAAACATTACgtttacataagctgcagttgccatgaagcttgagaagcagtcggggatctttgaattctatcgcgttccactcttaaaagcgaagcttaagcgtccttcaaagtttttttttcggtctcgttTACTGTAATTGACCACAATTAAGAATATTTAACAAGCACTAAAAATTACAtgcgaaattaatccagagccctctaaCATGCTGTCTCTCAAGGCCCGTCAATCATGCAATCAACTTGTTGATTGCGGAGGTTTTACGTACGATGGCTCCACATTGAGCTACGAGAGACGCTATAATGGATAACTCCGATTGACTTTGACCACGTGAGCAACTGAATTTCAGTACACTAACGTTTTTGCACCGGCACCCATCTGAATGTGGCAgggagtcgaagccgcgacctcgtACCCAGCGGCAGACCACTAAGGCTACAGAGCTATGGCGGTGGGGTTATATTCATTGTGCTcaggaaataaaaaaattgtcatATGGTCTATTACCAGAGTAACCAGCAAAAAAGGAAGACTTAAACGATTGCATCACCGTTCCGCCTTCCGTGACGTTTTTACGATACGTGCTGCTTGACGAACTTTCAGTTCTGAGAAAATCATTCCAAAACTTTGGTTTCATATACAAAACCGAAGAAACGTGAAAAGCATTGCtgcagaagtgaaaaaaaaaaaaaaacacagacggGGGATTTATATAAGGCTTAAAGGCTTACATGTGCGGAAACGTCCTAAAGGGATAGTCTTTACCTCCCGCCGCAGTTATGAGATCTGAAAGTGTTGAAAGTCCCAGCGCCTTCACCTAGAGGGGTGGACGTCATGGGTGCTCTAACATAAATAGAAGCGCCTAATTGATATGCGAACAATTACCGTAGCGAATGCGCTAAGTTTTTAACTCTGCATGCTGGATAAGTGGCTCTCGTATCAAACATTCATCGTGGCACCTCCTCCGGTTTCTGATTAACAACAGTGATAACAGACAGCACGTATTACGTACTAGCGTCTACAAGGGACCAGCATTGGAGTCCCTTGTAGACGCTAGCACGTAATACAGCTTTGGTGCTCTCTTTTCCGGTGCATCATTCCACTCTATAGATTTCTCAATATAACAAGACCCAACTCTTCAATGTACTGTCGTGCTAGTGCGATGAAATGATTGATGAAGTTGGGCGTGCCATGTCATCATAACGCATGCCATCACATCACGCGTGCGCAAACCAAAGCTTGAAGCGTTGTGCAACCGCCGGAAGGTAAACAACAAAGCGCTGTTGCTTTTGCAAGCAATCGCTTTATAGCGACATTGACGTTACTTACGCTGCGGTACCCGTTCGGCGAGGCTACGGGACTTGGTAACAGCTAAGACGGATGCAACCCATTCGACGGGTGATGAAACCGAAGCACGAGACGATtcgcatcttcttcttcttcttcttcttcttcttcttcttcttcttaaccTACAAAAAGATGCGGCAGATCGATATCAACGGCGGGGGAATAGCCAGAGAAATATGCCAAATTCATTATATAAATTCAGGtctaatataaaaaaaaaagaaacaagaaatgtgACGCGAACCCCACAGCTAAAGCCAAATGGCACATGCCCACGCACGGGTGCAGTCTTCATCAAAATGGACGCGTGCCGTCACCACACTATCTTCGGAGCAGGCGACCTCTTCTACGCGCAATCGCAGAGGCTCATCATGCTGATTGGTCATAACAGTAATGACTTTGGCTAACAGGCATTGCACACTGACGTTGTGATAGAGCTTTGCACGTCCACAATGTCCTACTCGCGCAAGTGGCAAGCGTGCGATCAGAGGAGATAGTTAACACTTTTAGAAACATACAGTTAATTCATTTTTGTATACACCCTTCATGCGTGCCTACAATATTGATGTGTACCTTTCTTTATAATTATGCTCAGTGTACTGAAAAGCTATGGTACGAAATCAATAATTAGACGACTTCACGCCCTGTACAAGGTCCTTTTTTAGAGTACCCTCGTAGCTATCACAAGGCTAGCTGTTTGtgtcttttttaaatgtaaattATTCATTGGGTACGCTGAAATGAAGACTCTTATTTCAGCCGACTGACAGAAGTGATTCCTGCGCGTACGGTTAATTTATTCAAAACTCAATTAGATGTCAGTGCGTAGTTTTGCAGAACGCCGGCGCTCCCGTCATTTCTGTATGCCTTGCGAAAACGGTCAAGAAAGAAAACATCaagaaagaaaactggtctgaAAATGACAAGAATGCTGTTtgcataaaaaaagaataaaaagaaacaaaaatggaaagagagaaaagagaagaGGAGAACGACAAAGAAGATGCAGAAGGGAGATTAAAGTTGTGCGGACCACCTTAATCATAGTGGACCACACCACCCACTTTATCGGTGTTCTGGTTTTTCATTTCATTCGCATGAGTTCTCATGCAATCCTCGCTCACGTACGTCCCTGCTAAACAGACAAAGGAGCTCGAGAGCGGCCACTGAAGGCGTGATTTTCctcatatgcgacgacgtataaTTTACTATATGGCGTCCGCCACCTTTCACAACGTGGCATGTAAGGTGCCCACTCAAATGTGCAATAGGTCTGTGCTTTCGGTAAGATGAAGTGCCAAGGGTCAAATGCCTCTTCTAGCGAGGACACTAAATCGTTTACGAAATAGTACGATTAAAATACTACGTACAAATCACGTTAAAGTTTGTTAATGAATACCAGCACTATAGGCGCCGCTTTACCGGTAACTTTGTGTGGTCTGTAACCAACACTTGAGCGTCAAAGGTGTTCTCAGTGAGACTGTGACAGTATGCCCAGTACTTTGACCTGTGCTTCGGCTTCACTGCACATCATCAGTGGAAgtttcaaacacacacacacacacacacacacacacacacacacacacaacacacacaccacacacacacacacacacacacacacacacacacccacacacacacacacacacacacacaccacacacacacacacacacacacacacacacacacacacacacacacacacacacacacacacacacacacacacacaccacacacacacaccacacacacaccacacaccacacacaccacacacacacacacacacacacacacacacacacacacacacacacacacacacacacacacacacacacacacacacacacacacacacacacacacacacacacacacacacccacacacacacacacacacacacacacacacacacacacacacacacacacacacacacacacacacacacacacacacacacacacacacacacacacacacacacaccacacacacacacacacacacacaacacacacacaccacacacacacacacacacacacacacacacacacaccacacacacacacacacacacacacacacacacacacacacacacacacacacacacacacacacacacacacacaacacacacacacacacacacacacaccacacacacacacacacacacacacacaccacacacacacacacacacacaccacacacacacacacacacaacacacacacacacccacacacacacacacacacacacacacacacacacacacaccacacacacacacacacacacacacacacacaccacacacacacacgcacgccacgcacaagcacgcacgcacgcacgcacgcaccacgcacgcacgcacgcacgcacgcacgcacgcacgcacgcacgcacgcactcacgcacgcacgcacgcacgcacgcacgcacgcacgcacgcacgcacgcacgcacgcacgcacgcacgcacgcacgcacgcacacatacacacacacattgcACCGATGTGTCTCATATCGTGGCGAGTTAGGGCTGGATGTTTTTCGTGCAAGTGAATGACAAAGCTAGAATATTGATTAAATAACAGACAATTAAAGGAATGGTTTCGAAATGAAGCGTGGAACGTCATCTTTGCATACCGACCGGGCCATATCGCTTCTTTAGCCGTGCATGCGTTTACGTCGAGGCGTCGGTTCTCCTCCGTTGTCTATGAATTCCTACAAATCTCGTCCGTACCCGTGCCCACCGTCGTACTGCTATTATTATTGGCTGCTTCCAGAAGGCGAACTAAGCTTGCTGTAATATGTGTGAACGACGATCGCAAACGTCGTATCGTGCGTCGTAATGAACTGTAATTTGCGTGCTCCGGTTCTTGCCCCATCGCCTCTTGGTGTTACTCGAGTCAGTGGTAGCGGCAGTTGCAATAGCACTCTCAATTAAACAAGCCGTGCTTGCGCTACGGTCGTTATGGCCAGATTGCCCGGTAGCCAGCAACTTTTGCAATCGACCGGCACCGTAGCACCCTCCGCCTTTGGCGTGTGCGTCGTTATAATTGATCAGTCGTATTTCTTCGCCAGAACACGGAATTACCATTTCGCCGTCTTGTTTGTTCCGCACGTAAAGACGTTGCGGCCCCGCGCGTGCTCAGTCCTGCATGATGGCAAGGGTTTCCGTACGGCGGCGTTCACCGCGGAACGTAAGATGCTGTCTTGCCACTTGCAAAGCAACATAATGGAGGCCACATGCGAAAGTAGGCGTGATCTCGAAGCAGTTCTTTATTTGCACACGAATACGCACGCAATAAATCACACAGATTGCAGCGATAGCTGCCGTAAGGACTTTTCAGCTTCATCACGAGGCGTCACCGTCACCTTTGTGCGTTCCGGGCCTCCAATAAAGTCGTCATGGGGCCAGTTTACACTGATTAAGGCTTACGTTAGGGCTAGTGGGAACAGCATTATCTAGATACAGTGCTGCAGATGTATAATGGACGCACGCCTATAGGCGCTCGCTCGTTCATGTTCTATAGTCGTGTGCATATTACACCTCTGCAACGCTGTATCCCAATAATAAGTTTACGCTTGGATTTTGTAACTTATTTTGTTCATGGGTCTCCTGCTTGATCTGTCTACCGCCGTGCGCGAGGGGCGGGGAACACCTAACGACTGGGAGATCAAATTGCCAATCTCGATAGCTTGGGCGACGCCGTCGCGCTGCGTCCATTACAGCGCTGAATGCTTCGCGTGTGTGTTTTGCCACTGCGCTCGTGTTAACGTGCTGCAACACAAACGAGCATATTGCTCGCCCCTCTGCCACTTGTGCGTTCTTCTTTGCACCTCTATTGCAGCCTCTACTTGTCTgcaaccaacgttactagactagcctAGTAACGTTGGTTTGCAACCACGCTCTCTGTCTCTCCTGTCGCTCCTCCGCGAGCCTCTTGGTGAGCGCCATGGTGAACGAGCTTGTATAGGCGTAGTTGTTCGTGAGAGTCTCGTTTCGCACTGCGTCGTCGTTAGCTGGCTGGTGGTGGAGTTGTTGCAGCAGGCAGTGTTTAAAGCCCCCGGATCTTATAAAAAGAGCGACAACTGCCGG is a window of Dermacentor silvarum isolate Dsil-2018 chromosome 4, BIME_Dsil_1.4, whole genome shotgun sequence DNA encoding:
- the LOC119448106 gene encoding PDZ domain-containing protein 8-like, translated to MMVLGAAFAASCLAGAIFVLLLQVYLMFRAMTLPALHREKVGKKYAPATIPQKLLKAVQAEDWKKERDTLLVANLASQFLFREWKESALIRRVFFSKINKAFRAVLRGPASKVLSKLQIREIDFGNDFVSVNKMAVESVTLHEIWKTIEELDMFCSFEYPGGFSIGIDAELSMGALASVVIKVQHLAIKGRLQFSRKPYTHWSFAFYEVSCTVYPYNRD